One window of Candidatus Chlorobium masyuteum genomic DNA carries:
- a CDS encoding type I secretion system permease/ATPase: MQLFSAVKNTKEKSPLREALLPLIPSLQKTFFFSLFVNLLVLAPSMYMMEVYDRVLNSRNHRTLLMLTILVIFLYLLLEALEWVRSQVMHDAGMQLDKGLRAQVFGAVVSARLSNLPFSGANAFRDLKSIREFLPSRAMLAIIDAPLALLILVILFLMSPALGWFALAGAVVQFAIGFLNERRTREPLIAATRSSNSAQSYAEEVIRNAQVIESMGMLGNIHKRWMVRQQEFLMHQAIASDHAGTNAALSKLVQSLLSSLLLGMGCWLMLKGALFGSGMIVGSILGGRVLAPLVQIIGSWRQVEDTLEASRRLNALLREFPLPEKKMSLPPPEGFLLVEGVVAGAPRTQVPILKGISFRIPSSGSLAIVGPSASGKTTLARLLVGIWPAIQGKVRLDGNDIYQWDKEELGQYIGYLPQNVELFEGTIAENVARFDVPDPLKVSEACRMVGLDEFIEGLPEKYDTQIGDDGSFLSGGERQRVALARAVYGMPKFVVLDEPNASLDEAGDIALTNTMKALRAQGATVIVITHRMNILGLMEHILVLVDGQIQRFGTTQEVLAAKQAPAHEPQKQAPQPPRS, from the coding sequence ATGCAACTCTTTTCTGCTGTGAAAAACACAAAAGAGAAATCTCCTTTGCGCGAGGCTCTTTTGCCCCTTATTCCTTCACTACAGAAGACGTTTTTTTTCAGTCTTTTTGTTAATCTGCTTGTCCTTGCTCCGAGCATGTACATGATGGAGGTCTATGACCGGGTGCTCAACAGCCGCAATCACAGGACGCTGTTGATGCTTACCATTCTTGTCATTTTTCTTTATCTGCTGCTCGAAGCGCTTGAATGGGTTCGAAGTCAGGTAATGCATGATGCCGGAATGCAGCTTGACAAGGGGCTCCGGGCGCAGGTATTCGGAGCGGTTGTCTCCGCACGCCTTTCCAATCTGCCCTTTTCAGGAGCAAATGCTTTTCGTGATCTGAAGTCCATTCGGGAATTTCTCCCCTCAAGGGCAATGCTTGCTATTATTGATGCGCCGCTTGCGCTGCTTATTCTGGTGATTCTTTTTCTGATGAGTCCTGCACTCGGGTGGTTTGCTCTGGCCGGAGCTGTTGTCCAGTTCGCGATAGGTTTTCTTAATGAACGCCGAACCCGTGAACCGCTTATTGCGGCAACCCGGAGCTCGAACAGTGCGCAAAGCTATGCGGAGGAGGTTATTCGCAATGCCCAGGTAATTGAATCGATGGGGATGCTTGGCAATATTCACAAACGGTGGATGGTTCGCCAGCAGGAATTCCTGATGCATCAGGCTATCGCTTCGGATCATGCTGGGACCAATGCGGCGCTTTCCAAACTTGTGCAAAGCCTGTTAAGCTCTCTTTTGCTTGGTATGGGTTGCTGGCTGATGCTTAAAGGTGCGCTTTTCGGATCAGGTATGATCGTCGGATCTATTCTGGGCGGCAGGGTACTTGCTCCTCTTGTTCAGATAATCGGCAGCTGGCGTCAGGTTGAAGATACCCTTGAGGCCTCCAGACGGCTGAATGCCCTGCTCAGGGAGTTTCCTCTTCCGGAAAAAAAGATGTCGCTGCCTCCCCCCGAAGGGTTTTTACTTGTTGAAGGTGTTGTTGCCGGTGCACCGAGAACCCAGGTGCCGATTCTCAAAGGGATCAGTTTCAGGATTCCTTCCTCCGGGTCGCTGGCGATAGTCGGGCCTTCTGCCTCCGGCAAAACAACGCTTGCCCGACTCCTTGTCGGTATCTGGCCGGCGATTCAGGGCAAGGTGCGTCTTGATGGAAACGATATCTATCAATGGGATAAGGAGGAGCTCGGGCAGTATATCGGTTATCTGCCCCAGAATGTGGAACTCTTTGAAGGAACCATTGCGGAAAATGTAGCACGCTTTGACGTTCCGGATCCCTTAAAAGTAAGTGAGGCTTGCCGGATGGTAGGGCTTGACGAGTTTATTGAAGGGTTGCCGGAAAAGTATGATACCCAGATAGGCGATGACGGGTCGTTCCTTTCCGGGGGAGAGCGGCAGCGGGTGGCGCTGGCAAGAGCGGTTTACGGCATGCCGAAATTTGTTGTTCTTGATGAACCCAATGCCAGTCTTGATGAAGCCGGAGATATCGCCCTGACCAATACGATGAAGGCATTGCGGGCACAGGGGGCAACCGTGATAGTCATAACACATCGGATGAATATCCTTGGATTAATGGAGCATATTCTTGTGCTTGTTGACGGCCAGATTCAGCGGTTCGGCACTACCCAGGAGGTACTTGCAGCAAAACAGGCGCCTGCTCATGAGCCCCAGAAGCAGGCGCCACAACCACCACGCAGTTAA
- a CDS encoding HlyD family efflux transporter periplasmic adaptor subunit, protein MQEIEAVKQEDAAKAVQLARNKEKYRDTRSPVRLGIWILLVGFGGFLLWAAFAPLDEGVPCQGIVSIATKRKVVEHLRGGSIEKVHVREGQMVRQGDLLVTLERQTAKARFDEAHQHYLGIRATADRLHAELRGARSITFHPDLLNDPDRTLAQRNMSNERQLFISRQTTLNLLNAQLAGIKSLVKEGYAPMSQQRELELKISEFKSATASQLSQMLLEVEADAVKTKVLAAELADTEIRSPASGQVVGLQVQTVGAVVQPGQKIMDIVPSNEGLLIDAKVAPHLIDSIQKGLPVDVSFSSFSHSPQLVVQGVVESVSKDIITEPQMNPMQPGATYYLARVTVTPQGMRSLGHRQMQPGMPVIVVVKTGERSLLVYLIDPLIKKIMVSMKEE, encoded by the coding sequence ATGCAAGAGATAGAAGCAGTAAAGCAGGAAGATGCAGCAAAGGCCGTCCAACTTGCCAGAAACAAGGAGAAATACCGAGATACCAGAAGCCCCGTAAGGCTTGGTATCTGGATACTGCTTGTCGGTTTCGGCGGGTTTTTGCTGTGGGCAGCATTTGCTCCCCTTGACGAGGGTGTGCCCTGTCAGGGGATCGTGAGTATTGCTACAAAACGGAAGGTTGTTGAACACCTGAGGGGAGGAAGTATTGAGAAGGTTCATGTTCGTGAGGGCCAGATGGTGCGTCAGGGTGACCTGCTTGTAACGCTTGAGCGTCAGACGGCAAAAGCCCGCTTTGATGAAGCCCATCAGCACTATCTTGGCATTCGGGCAACAGCTGACAGGCTTCATGCAGAGCTTCGGGGAGCCCGTTCAATCACTTTTCATCCGGATCTGCTCAATGACCCTGACAGGACGCTGGCTCAACGAAATATGAGCAATGAACGGCAGCTCTTCATCTCCCGTCAGACGACACTTAACCTGCTCAATGCCCAGCTTGCAGGTATAAAGTCACTGGTCAAAGAGGGTTACGCCCCAATGAGCCAGCAGCGGGAGCTGGAGTTGAAGATATCGGAGTTCAAGTCGGCAACCGCATCCCAGCTCTCCCAGATGCTGCTTGAAGTGGAGGCAGATGCAGTAAAGACCAAAGTGCTTGCCGCAGAGCTGGCTGATACTGAAATTCGATCACCAGCCTCCGGACAGGTGGTCGGGCTTCAGGTTCAGACGGTGGGAGCTGTGGTCCAGCCGGGCCAGAAAATCATGGATATTGTCCCGAGCAACGAAGGGCTGCTTATTGATGCAAAGGTGGCACCCCACCTTATTGACAGTATTCAAAAAGGTCTGCCGGTTGATGTCAGCTTCTCCTCATTCTCCCACTCGCCCCAGCTTGTTGTGCAGGGTGTGGTAGAATCGGTCTCAAAAGATATTATAACCGAACCCCAGATGAACCCCATGCAGCCGGGAGCAACCTACTATCTTGCCAGGGTTACGGTAACACCCCAGGGGATGCGATCACTTGGTCATCGCCAGATGCAGCCCGGAATGCCGGTCATTGTTGTTGTCAAGACCGGTGAACGCTCGCTTCTGGTCTATCTGATCGATCCATTGATCAAGAAGATCATGGTTTCCATGAAGGAGGAGTAG
- a CDS encoding type I secretion system permease/ATPase, translating into MTPDFFNRSILSRQLWTFRRLFMWVGIFSMIANVLMLAPTLYMLQVYGRVMKSGSELTLIMVTLFLILFYVVMAFAEWLRSRLLVRAGVQLDEALNSLVFNASFDAFLTRSTHKISEAFQDLANIRQFLTANGIIAFFDTPWTPIYIAVIFLLSPFLGCLSILFAIIQLLVTLQSHLLTRREIEHASEAGNESYRYVQSKLRNIEPIHAMGMSGNLMKRWFVLNEASLEKAESSHDRQHRQQAWVKFLRYTMQSLTLGAGALLVVDGRMSAGSMIAANILMSKALQPLDLVVATWKPFVHSLTAFTRLEKLLEEFPEQQQGAVHQDPFGEIRIESLTVRVEGRKTPILDNITVMFPAGKVVVVLGPSGSGKSTLARCIVGVWPHPEGAVLIDGDPVESWERAELGPHLGYLPQDIELFDGSIAENIARFAEIDSLKVIEAARRTGIHEMILSFPRGYDTQIGEAGGMLSGGQRQRLGLARAIYGNPAILVLDEPNANLDEAGERSLLQAVGDMKAAGKTVILITHRPSILGVADLVAVMKAGRIERCGPREEVIAAMRPVAASSSSVPAS; encoded by the coding sequence ATGACGCCTGATTTTTTTAATCGCAGTATTCTCTCCCGTCAGCTCTGGACGTTTCGCCGTCTCTTTATGTGGGTCGGTATTTTCAGCATGATCGCAAACGTGCTGATGCTCGCGCCAACGCTCTATATGCTTCAGGTATACGGAAGGGTAATGAAAAGCGGCAGTGAGTTGACCCTCATTATGGTGACCCTGTTTCTGATTCTGTTTTATGTGGTGATGGCATTTGCCGAGTGGCTGCGTTCCCGTCTTCTGGTTCGTGCCGGAGTACAGCTTGATGAAGCGCTCAACTCGCTGGTCTTCAATGCGAGTTTTGACGCCTTCCTTACCCGCAGCACGCATAAAATCAGCGAGGCGTTCCAGGATCTGGCCAATATCCGCCAGTTTCTTACGGCAAACGGTATCATTGCGTTTTTTGATACCCCCTGGACGCCGATCTATATTGCCGTCATTTTTCTGCTCAGTCCTTTTCTCGGGTGCCTCTCAATTCTCTTTGCGATTATTCAGCTTCTCGTAACCCTGCAAAGCCATCTTCTGACCCGCAGAGAGATTGAACATGCATCTGAAGCAGGTAATGAGAGCTACCGCTATGTGCAGAGCAAGCTTCGCAACATTGAGCCGATCCATGCGATGGGTATGAGCGGGAACCTCATGAAACGCTGGTTTGTTCTCAACGAGGCCTCTCTTGAAAAGGCGGAGAGCTCCCATGACCGTCAGCATCGTCAGCAGGCATGGGTAAAGTTTCTTCGCTACACCATGCAGTCTCTTACGCTTGGAGCCGGGGCGCTTCTCGTTGTTGACGGCAGGATGTCTGCCGGATCGATGATTGCGGCAAATATCTTGATGTCGAAGGCTCTTCAGCCGCTTGATCTTGTTGTGGCCACATGGAAGCCGTTTGTTCACTCCCTTACCGCGTTTACCCGTCTGGAAAAACTGCTTGAAGAGTTTCCGGAACAGCAGCAGGGAGCAGTGCATCAGGATCCTTTCGGCGAAATCCGTATCGAGTCTCTTACCGTTCGTGTTGAAGGTCGTAAAACGCCAATTCTGGATAATATTACGGTGATGTTTCCTGCCGGAAAGGTTGTTGTTGTGCTCGGCCCTTCAGGATCAGGAAAATCAACGCTTGCCCGCTGTATCGTCGGAGTCTGGCCTCATCCCGAGGGAGCGGTGCTCATAGACGGTGATCCTGTTGAGAGCTGGGAGAGAGCGGAGCTCGGGCCGCACCTGGGATATCTGCCGCAGGATATTGAGCTCTTTGATGGCTCTATTGCCGAAAATATCGCCCGTTTTGCAGAAATTGATTCACTCAAGGTGATTGAGGCAGCGCGCCGTACCGGTATTCATGAGATGATTTTGAGTTTTCCCCGTGGTTATGATACCCAGATAGGTGAAGCTGGCGGGATGCTTTCGGGCGGTCAGCGCCAGAGGCTCGGACTTGCCCGTGCCATCTACGGTAATCCGGCTATTCTTGTTCTTGATGAGCCGAACGCCAATCTTGATGAAGCCGGTGAGCGTTCACTGCTTCAGGCGGTCGGGGATATGAAAGCCGCAGGTAAAACCGTTATTCTGATTACCCACCGCCCAAGCATACTCGGTGTCGCCGATCTTGTTGCGGTGATGAAAGCCGGACGGATTGAACGGTGCGGGCCGCGCGAAGAGGTTATTGCCGCCATGCGTCCGGTAGCGGCATCATCATCATCAGTCCCGGCATCCTGA